The genomic window GTAATCAAAAAAAGGCGGCCTTCCAATCGAGAAGGGCCGCCTTTTTTTATTGTAATCCGGTGCAGCGGCTTAATGCTTGAACGACCGCTGGCCGGTGTACTTCATCGCCACCTGGGGCCGGGCCTCGTTGCAGGCCTGGATGGTCTGGTAGTCCCGGGCCGAGCCGCCGGCCTGGAGGATGGAGGTCACGCCCTCCCTGATCCCGACATCAACGCCGTCCCGGAAGGGAAAGAAGGCATCGGAGATCATCGCCGAGCCGGGCAGGCCGGCGCGATCTTGCCTGGTCCTGGCGTCAATGGCCTCTTTGTCCGCCATGTCCCGCTTACCCTTGTCGATCTCCAGGACCATGTCGGCATAGGGGATGCCATGGGTGTCGAAACAGATAATGTCGGCATATTTGATATATGCCTTATGCACCGCGATTTCCGCCACCCCGACCCGGTCCTGCTCGCCGGTGCCGATGCCCACGGTGCAGCGGTCCTTGACATAGATGACCGAGTTGGAGGTCACCCCGTGCTCCACGGCCCAGCCGAAGAGCATATCATCGATCTCCTGCCGGGTGGGCTCCCTTTGCACTGCATATTCCCGGCCCTTGTAGGTGGTGACCGCCGGTTTCAGGTCAGCCGCCGAGCGGATCGAATTGATTGCCGACTGCTGGACGATGATCCCGCCGTCGATCAGGCTCTTGAAATCAACAAAACGAAAATTCTCAAAATCGGCCAGCCGGTCGATCCGGCTCATCCGGATGATCCGGAGATTCTTGCGGGACTTGAGCATATCCAGGCTGCGCTCCTCGAACTCAGGGGCGCAGACCACCTCCAGGTAGTTATCCTTTATCAGCTCGGCAGTGGCTGCGTCGCAGGCCCGGTTCAGGATCAGGGCCCCGCCGAAGGCGGCGATCCGGTCGCAGCGGTTGGCCCTGTTGTAGGCGTCGGCCAGGGAGGTGCCACAGGCGGCGCCGCAGGGGTTGTTGTGCTTGAGGATAACCGCGGCCGGCTGGTCCATCAGGTACTTGATGATGTTGAGCCCGTTGTCCACGTCGGTCAGGTTGATCTTGCCCGGATGCTTGCCCACCTGGAGCATGTCCTCCACCGCAATGCCGCTCACCAGGCCGTTGCCAGGCTCGATAAAGGCGCAGTCGCCCAGAACCAGGTTGCCGTTGACCAGTTCATAGAGGGCCGCCTCCTGGTCCGGATTTTCGCCGTAGCGGACCCCGCGCTCGTCCACGGTGCCGTCCTCCAGGGTGATCTTCCAGGTCCTTTTGCGATAGACCAGGGTCTGGTCGCCAAAGGATATCTTCATCTCCAGGGGGAAATGGTCTCCCAGGATGGTGGTGTACATTTTCTTTAGATCAGCCATGGTTCAGCTCCTGTATCTGTTTGATTTATCCCTGTAAAAAATTATATCTGTATATGGTCCGCCGGTTCTTGTCGATTTGGCCGACAAACGAATTTATAATTTTTAATCGGTTGCCGGTCAATCCGCAAGCTGAAAACTCGGGTCCCAGTCCTTGCGGACCGGGTCGTAACCCTTCCGGCGGATCGCTGAACAGACCTGGTCAATGGTGCGCTGGTCGCCGATGCTGAACTGTTCCCCTTCGGTGTGGGGATGGCTGTATCCGCCCGGGGCGGTGCAGGAGCCGGCCGAGTAGCGGGTCGGCCCCAGGCCGACCATGCCGTCGCGGAACCGGGCCTCTTCCCGGGTGGAGAGAACAATGCCCGCATCCGGGTCAAAGATCCTTAAGGCAAAGATCAGTTGGCTCAGGTCCCTTTCACTGACCAGGGTAAGGGGCTCGAAACCGCCGGCCGCCGGCCGGAGCCGTGGAAAGGAGACGGTGAGCGCGGTCCGCCAGAAATTCTTGCGCAGCCAGGCCAGGTGCAGTCCCAGGGCCAGGCCCTCGGCCCGCCAGTCGGAAAGGCCGAGCAGGGCGCCGATGCCGACCTCGCGCATCCCGGCCCGGGCCACCCGGGCCGGGGTCTCAAGGCGGAAGTCAAAATCGCGTTTCCGCCCGGCCGGGTGCATGGCGCCATAGACCGCCCGGTCATAGGTTTCCTGGTAAACCGCCACCCCGGTGATCCCGGCCCGAAAGAGCCGAACATACTCATCCGTGGCCAGGGGCTGCACCTCGATGGAAATGGCGGCAAACCTCTGCCGCAGCCGCTGGGCCAGTTCTTCCAGATACTCCACCCCCATCTTGCCCGGGGCCTCTCCGGAAACCAGCAGGATATGGTTGAATCCGCGCTGGTGAAGGATCTCGGCCTCGGCCGCCGCCTGGTCAATGGTCAGCAAACAGCGTTCGATGCGGTTGTCGGCCGAGAACCCGCAGTAGAGACAGTGGTTATGACAGAAATTATGGATATAGATCGGCGCATAGATCTGGGTGGTGCGGCCGAACCGCATGGCGGTGATCCCGGCGGCGGCAACAGCCATTTGCGGCAGGTAGGGGGCTGCTGCCGGCGACAGCAGGGCGGCCAGGGTGCTGATCCCCGGATGCGGGCCGGCCAGGGCCCTTTCCACCTCCGGCGCGGTGCAGGCGGAGATAATATCCCTGAGGCGTTGAAAATCCGGCAGTGTGAACATGGTTAAGTTAACGAAAAAACCTGAATATTTTTTCAGAAGGCCGGGCTATTCCTTGAGAAAGTCCAGCCCGGTCAGGGGCGACGAGGCCTCGGCCTGTTTGCTTCTTGGCCCCAGCCCGGCCTCGAATGCCTCGCGGCCGGCAATAACCGCCCGGGCAAAGGCCCGGGCCATCCGCACCGGGTCGCCGGCCACCGAGATCGCGGTATTGACCAGCACCGCATCGGCGCCGATCTCCATGGCCTCGGCCGCATGGGAAGGGGCGCCCAGGCCGGCATCCACCACCACCGGCACCCGGGCCTGCTCGATAATGATCTCCACCTGTAACCTGGTCTGGAGACCGAGGTTGGTGCCGATGGGCGCGCCCAGGGGCATCACCGCGGCAACGCCGGCATCCTGGAGCTTCAAGGCCAGGATCGGATCGGCATTGATATAGGGCAGGACCTTGAAGCCCTCCTTGACCAGTTCCTCGGCAGCGTAAAGGGTCTCCACCGGATCGGGCAGCAGGGTCCTCGGGTCCGGAGTGACCTCCAGTTTCAGCCATTCGCCGGCGCCCGCGGCCCGGGCCAGCCGGGCCAGGCGGACCGCCTCGGCCGCGTCCCGGGCCCCGGAGGTATTGGGCAGGAAGATATACTTCTTCCGGTCGAGAACACCCATGATATCATCGGCCGGATCATCCAGGTCCACCCGGCGCAGGGCCACGGTGATCATCTCGCAGCCCGAGGCCTCGATGGCCTGTTTCAAGATTCCGGCAGAGGAAAACTTGCCGGTCCCGAGCAGGAGCCGGGAGCGAAAGGCGTGGCCGGCAATGGTCAGCATTTATCCTCCTCCGACAAAACGTATGAGTTCAAGGATGTCGTTTTCAGCCAGGGCCAGGGAGTCATATTCATCACGCCGCACTATCCTGCCGTTATGTTCGGCAACAATCGCCTCCGGGTCGAGTTCCAGTTCCCTGACAAGGGAGATAAGGATGGTGGCCGGGGCAATCTCTTTTTGTTTGCCGTTAACGATTATGTTCATGGTTTGCTCCAAACGGGAAAACTATCCATTTTAATCCATTCCCGGCAAAAGTAGCAAGACCTGATTGGCTTTCCTGTTGGTCGCGGCGGAGCGGAACATTGCTCAGGTCCCGGCACCGGTTCCGCCAATTGCCGCTGCCAGCCGCCGGATAAAAAAAGGCGCAGCCCGGGCTGCGCCTTATATACACCTGTTTGCCTGGTTCCGCACGGCGGATAAGGCCCTGTTCTCTTTTCAGTATGACGCCCGGCCGGGCACTATCCTGCTGTAAACATTCAGTAAACCCCCTCCTGTCGGGAAAGGGGTTTTCTTCTACCAACGGCCGCTCCATTGAAAAGGGCCGGCTGTTCATAAACAGGCTATCAAGCAGGAACTCGCTTCGCCGCAACGGCGATTCGGAACCCATAAGCATATCCTGCCGAAGTTGTTTTAAATTCCGCTTT from Desulfobacterales bacterium includes these protein-coding regions:
- a CDS encoding IMP cyclohydrolase, translating into MADLKKMYTTILGDHFPLEMKISFGDQTLVYRKRTWKITLEDGTVDERGVRYGENPDQEAALYELVNGNLVLGDCAFIEPGNGLVSGIAVEDMLQVGKHPGKINLTDVDNGLNIIKYLMDQPAAVILKHNNPCGAACGTSLADAYNRANRCDRIAAFGGALILNRACDAATAELIKDNYLEVVCAPEFEERSLDMLKSRKNLRIIRMSRIDRLADFENFRFVDFKSLIDGGIIVQQSAINSIRSAADLKPAVTTYKGREYAVQREPTRQEIDDMLFGWAVEHGVTSNSVIYVKDRCTVGIGTGEQDRVGVAEIAVHKAYIKYADIICFDTHGIPYADMVLEIDKGKRDMADKEAIDARTRQDRAGLPGSAMISDAFFPFRDGVDVGIREGVTSILQAGGSARDYQTIQACNEARPQVAMKYTGQRSFKH
- the thiH gene encoding 2-iminoacetate synthase ThiH, with amino-acid sequence MFTLPDFQRLRDIISACTAPEVERALAGPHPGISTLAALLSPAAAPYLPQMAVAAAGITAMRFGRTTQIYAPIYIHNFCHNHCLYCGFSADNRIERCLLTIDQAAAEAEILHQRGFNHILLVSGEAPGKMGVEYLEELAQRLRQRFAAISIEVQPLATDEYVRLFRAGITGVAVYQETYDRAVYGAMHPAGRKRDFDFRLETPARVARAGMREVGIGALLGLSDWRAEGLALGLHLAWLRKNFWRTALTVSFPRLRPAAGGFEPLTLVSERDLSQLIFALRIFDPDAGIVLSTREEARFRDGMVGLGPTRYSAGSCTAPGGYSHPHTEGEQFSIGDQRTIDQVCSAIRRKGYDPVRKDWDPSFQLAD
- a CDS encoding thiazole synthase, with protein sequence MLTIAGHAFRSRLLLGTGKFSSAGILKQAIEASGCEMITVALRRVDLDDPADDIMGVLDRKKYIFLPNTSGARDAAEAVRLARLARAAGAGEWLKLEVTPDPRTLLPDPVETLYAAEELVKEGFKVLPYINADPILALKLQDAGVAAVMPLGAPIGTNLGLQTRLQVEIIIEQARVPVVVDAGLGAPSHAAEAMEIGADAVLVNTAISVAGDPVRMARAFARAVIAGREAFEAGLGPRSKQAEASSPLTGLDFLKE
- the thiS gene encoding sulfur carrier protein ThiS encodes the protein MNIIVNGKQKEIAPATILISLVRELELDPEAIVAEHNGRIVRRDEYDSLALAENDILELIRFVGGG